Proteins found in one Balaenoptera acutorostrata chromosome 17, mBalAcu1.1, whole genome shotgun sequence genomic segment:
- the LOC103002593 gene encoding LOW QUALITY PROTEIN: epiplakin-like (The sequence of the model RefSeq protein was modified relative to this genomic sequence to represent the inferred CDS: inserted 2 bases in 1 codon; deleted 2 bases in 1 codon) encodes MRQGLLPFGLGLALLEAQAATGGRTDPGQGQLLLVSEALQQAWWAWSGRRSCWPLSAPSPGHWAGAAEAQLATGGLVDPIQGVRVAPELACQQSLLAQETWCGLLELGPGSSAPGFLDPNTLEQLPYRELLGRCVRAPSTGLGLLPLKVTFRALSGALSLAELLEAGVLDGETARGLREGRLAVPDVGARTEVQRHLQGTGGVAGVVLLPAGHKKSFFQATAEHLLPMGATLPVLEAQDATCMLVDPATGRQLWVDEAVRAGLFGPELHRQLLAAEQVVTGYHDPFSGTRIPLFQAMKRELVDRPLALRLLVAQLATGGLVCPAHRLRLPLEATLHRRDWPSRPAQWGALERSHRGPRSLSTAPGRPESRRGHRLHGHVPGPARVALGAAVLRGSPRGAEGDAEPAAQGRGPLGGGAGGCAEGRPQAGCRHCQDHLCWVRIPVTPGELLRAEIINQGVYEQLERGRTMAQDVGSLASVQRYLRGTGCIAGLLLPGSQEPLSIHEACRKGLLRPGTALTLLEAQAATGFITERKRGVXSVEEALRAGVIGPDVFARLLSAERTVTGYTDPYTGEQISLFQAVKKDLTVREHGICLLEAQIATGGVIDPVHSRRLPVDVAYRRGYFDEEMNHVLEDPSDDTKGFFDPNLQLLECCVRDPNTGLYVLQVVKKGETYMYVDEATRQALQSKTTRMHVGRFADQRVSFWDLLSSPYFTEKRKRGLVQEYRAWNSA; translated from the exons ATGAGGCAGGGTCTCCTGCCCTTTGGGCTCGGGCTGGCTCTGCTGGAGGCCCAGGCGGCCACCGGGGGCCGCACGGACCCCGGGCAGGGCCAGCTGCTCCTCGTGTCTGAGGCCCTGCAGCAGGCCTGGTGGGCCTGGAGCGGAAGGAGAAGCTGCTGGCCGCTGAGCGCGCCGTCACCGG GGCACTGGGCTGGAGCTGCGGAGGCCCAGCTGGCCACGGGGGGCCTGGTGGACCCCATCCAGGGCGTGCGCGTGGCCCCTGAGCTGGCCTGCCAGCAAAGCCTCTTGGCCCAGGAGACATGGTGTGGGTTGCTGGAGCTTGGGCCCGGCTCAAGTGCCCCAGGCTTCCTGGACCCCAACACGCTGGAGCAGCTGCCATACCGGGAGCTGCTAGGCAGGTGTGTGCGGGCCCCCAGCACGGGGCTGGGCCTGCTGCCCCTCAAGGTCACTTTCCGTGCGCTGAGTGGGGCACTGAGCTTGGCCGAGCTGCTGGAGGCGGGGGTCCTGGACGGGGAGACGGCCCGAGGCCTGCGGGAGGGCAGGCTGGCGGTGCCGGATGTGGGTGCACGCACCGAGGTGCAGCGCCACCTGCAGGGCACCGGCGGTGTGGCAGGGGTCGTCCTGCTGCCTGCAGGGCACAAGAAGAGCTTCTTCCAGGCCACGGCCGAGCACCTGCTCCCCATGGGCGCCACGCTTCCGGTCCTGGAGGCTCAGGATGCCACCTGCATGCTGGTGGACCCAGCCACCGGCCGGCAGCTGTGGGTGGACGAGGCGGTCAGGGCAGGCCTGTTTGGACCAGAGCTCCACAGGCAGCTCCTGGCAGCAGAGCAGGTGGTGACGGGGTATCATGACCCCTTCAGTGGCACCCGAATCCCCCTATTCCAGGCCATGAAGAGGGAGCTGGTGGACCGGCCTCTGGCGCTGAGGCTCCTGGTTGCCCAGCTGGCCACAGGCGGGCTAGTGTGTCCTGCCCACAGGCTCCGGCTGCCCTTGGAGGCCACCCTGCAC AGACGGGACTGGCCTTCCCGCCCAGCTCAGTGGGGAGCCCTGGAGAGGAGCCACAGGGGCCCCCGTTCACTGAGCACAGCACCCGGCAGGCCTGAGAGCCGCCGTGGCCACCGTCTCCACGGGCACGTTCCAGGGCCGGCCCGTGTCGCTCTGGGAGCCGCTGTTCTCCGAGGCAGTCCCCGTGGAGCAGAGGGTGACGCTGAGCCAGCAGCACAAGGACGGGGCCCTCTTGGCGGAGGAGCTGGCGGCTGCGCTGAGGGCCGCCCACAAGCAGGCTGCCGCCACTGCCAGGACCACCTTTGCTGGGTGAGGATCCCCGTGACTCCAGGAGAGCTGCTGAGAGCGGAGATCATCAACCAGGGCGTGTACGAGCAGCTGGAACGAGGCCGGACCATGGCCCAGGACGTGGGCAGCCTGGCCTCGGTGCAGAGGTACTTGCGAGGCACCGGCTGCATCGCCGGCTTGCTGCTGCCCGGCTCCCAGGAGCCCCTCAGCATCCACGAGGCTTGTAGGAAGGGGCTTCTCAGGCCTGGCACGGCCCTCACCCTCCTGGAGGCGCAAGCAGCCACTGGTTTCATCACTGAAAGAAAACGAGGGGT TTCGGTGGAGGAGGCACTGAGGGCTGGTGTCATTGGGCCCGACGTGTTCGCGAGGCTGCTGTCGGCTGAGCGCACCGTGACCGGCTACACCGACCCCTACACCGGGGAgcagatc tctctcttccaggcCGTGAAGAAGGACCTCACCGTCCGGGAGCACGGCATCTGCCTGCTGGAGGCCCAGATCGCCACGGGCGGCGTCATTGACCCCGTGCACAGCCGCCGCCTGCCCGTGGACGTGGCCTACCGGCGCGGCTACTTCGATGAGGAGATGAACCACGTCCTGGAGGACCCGAGCGACGACACCAAGGGCTTCTTCGACCCCAACCTGCAGCTGCTGGAGTGCTGTGTGCGCGACCCCAACACAGGGCTCTACGTGCTGCAAGTCGTAAAGAAAGGAGAAACCTACATGTATGTCGATGAAGCCACAAGGCAAGCCCTGCAATCCAAAACTACCAGAATGCACGTGGGGAGGTTTGCCGATCAGAgggtctccttctgggacctgcTGTCCTCTCCATACTtcacagagaaaaggaagagagggctTGTCCAGGAGTACAGAGCCTGGAACTCAGCCTAG
- the LOC103002040 gene encoding LOW QUALITY PROTEIN: epiplakin-like (The sequence of the model RefSeq protein was modified relative to this genomic sequence to represent the inferred CDS: inserted 3 bases in 2 codons), with translation AGPPATAAREDLQPEGSSCIAGVATPSTQEVMSIYEASRKGLIPAGFAAQLLEAQVATGFMLDPHGHQRLSVDEAMAAGLVGEELQERLLNAENAAKGYTDLATGHTISFQAMKKKLLKQDLALRLLEVQVAXGGIVDPLHHHRLPLDTAYRRGSLDQNTYPLAEEQKCMHKRFVDPNTQEKGTYQELQERGHREEGTDWALFPRVSGRWDSNFINKATRRALKAEQVDVTVGRFKGQRPSVWELLNSEYLTEDKKRELVVKYKKNTTRALEKVVKVIFETTDEKEKSNRQLWFRGVRRQITASELFQSGIITEEDRREGGPPWRTXQKCQGVKRYLEGTSCIAGMLVPAKDEPGRQEKSIYQAMWKVVLRPGTALVLLEAQAATGFVINPVENRRLTVQEAFAAGMFSSETYQKLLSAKRSVTGYTDPYTGEQISLFQAVKKDLIVREHGIRLLQAQIATGSVIDPMHSRRLPVDVAYRHGYFNKGMNRVLEDPSDNTKGFFNPNTHENFTYVQLLQRATPDPETGLLFLLCLESEWVFFLIGCFFQP, from the exons GCAGGGCCTCCAGCAACTGCAGCACGTGAAGACCTACAGCCGGAAGGCAGCAGCTGTATTGCAGGGGTGGCCACACCCTCCACCCAGGAGGTGATGAGCATCTATGAGGCCAGCAGGAAAGGACTCATCCCCGCGGGGTTTGCGGCCCAGCTGCTGGAGGCTCAGGTGGCCACAGGGTTCATGCTGGACCCCCATGGCCACCAGAGGCTCTCTGTGGACGAGGCCATGGCTGCCGGCCTGGTGGGCGAAGAGCTGCAGGAAAGGCTCCTGAACGCTGAGAACGCCGCCAAAGGCTACACAGATCTGGCTACAGGACACACAATCTCGTTCCAGGCGATGAAGAAAAAGCTATTGAAACAGGACTTGGCACTCAGACTGCTCGAGGTGCAGGTGG ACGGGGGCATCGTGGACCCGCTGCACCACCACCGGCTTCCGCTGGACACGGCCTACAGACGCGGCTCTCTGGACCAGAACACGTACCCACTCGCTGAGGAGCAGAAGTGCATGCATAAAAGGTTTGTGGATCCCAACACGCAGGAGAAGGGGACTTACCAGGAGCTGCAGGAGAGGGGCCACCGGGAAGAGGGCACGGACTGGGCCCTGTTCCCCAGGGTCAGCGGCAGATGGGACTCCAACTTCATCAACAAGGCAACCAGAAGGGCCCTCAAAGCCGAGCAGGTGGATGTCACAGTGGGAAGGTTCAAGGGCCAGAGACCATCGGTCTGGGAACTGCTGAACTCAGAATACTTGACAGAGGACAAAAAACGTGAGTTAGTAGTAAAATACAAGAAGAACACGACACGTGCACTAGAGAAGGTAGTAAAAGTTATTTTCGAGACAACTGATGAGAAGGAAAAGAGCAATAGACAGTTATGGTTCAGAGGGGTCAGGAGGCAGATCACAGCCTCTGAACTCTTCCAATCAGGCATCATCACTGAGGAGGACCGGAGGGAGGGCGGGCCACCGTGGAGGAC CCAAAAATGCCAGGGGGTAAAGCGCTACCTGGAGGGCACCAGCTGCATCGCGGGCATGCTGGTGCCTGCCAAGGACGAGCCCGGGCGCCAGGAGAAGAGCATCTACCAGGCCATGTGGAAGGTCGTCCTGAGGCCGGGCACAGCCCTGGTGCTGCTGGAGGCACAGGCAGCCACGGGCTTCGTCATCAACCCCGTGGAGAACCGGAGGCTGACTGTGCAGGAGGCGTTTGCAGCCGGGATGTTCAGCAGTGAAACCTACCAGAAGCTGCTGTCAGCCAAGCGCAGCGTCACCGGCTACACCGACCCCTACACCGGGGAGCAGATCTCCCTCTTCCAGGCCGTGAAGAAGGACCTCATCGTCCGGGAGCATGGTATCCGCCTGCTGCAGGCCCAGATCGCCACGGGCAGCGTCATCGACCCCATGCACAGCCGCCGCCTGCCCGTGGACGTGGCCTACCGGCACGGCTACTTCAACAAGGGGATGAACCGCGTCCTGGAGGACCCCAGCGACAACACCAAGGGCTTCTTCAACCCCAACACACACGAGAACTTCACCTATGTGCAGCTGCTCCAGAGGGCTACTCCTGACCCAGAAACAGGCCTCTTGTTTCTTCTCTGTCTGGAAAGTGAGTGGGTATTCTTTCTAATTGGTTGTTTTTTCCAACCCTGA